The Halorussus caseinilyticus genome contains a region encoding:
- a CDS encoding 3'-5' exonuclease has product MENVEQFREQVRSWAEGGNPTLAELLTRIRDRREVETHASQATVPEDNDGVRLRTIHSAKGLEFPIVVVPEVGREFNFGSGVDDDGKVYLGEIPVGEGTEPILGLKAPSPNDPYESTDTLARSELKRRGRCRERAEQKRLLYVAATRAATTS; this is encoded by the coding sequence GTGGAAAACGTAGAACAATTCCGCGAACAGGTTCGGTCCTGGGCCGAAGGGGGGAACCCAACCTTAGCAGAACTACTGACGCGAATCCGCGACCGACGAGAGGTCGAGACTCACGCGTCACAGGCGACTGTCCCGGAAGACAACGACGGCGTGCGACTCCGGACCATCCACTCCGCGAAAGGACTGGAGTTCCCCATTGTCGTCGTTCCCGAAGTGGGACGGGAGTTCAATTTCGGCAGCGGTGTCGACGACGACGGAAAAGTGTACCTAGGGGAGATTCCCGTCGGGGAGGGGACAGAACCAATTCTCGGATTGAAGGCTCCATCGCCGAACGACCCGTACGAGTCAACGGACACCCTCGCGCGGTCGGAGCTGAAGCGCCGCGGTAGGTGCAGAGAGCGCGCCGAACAGAAGCGACTCCTGTATGTCGCCGCCACGCGGGCCGCGACCACCTCCTGA